Proteins found in one Magnolia sinica isolate HGM2019 chromosome 5, MsV1, whole genome shotgun sequence genomic segment:
- the LOC131245571 gene encoding uncharacterized protein LOC131245571 encodes MASMPSESWDSIVEDVPVIDGSLLMDLLEESQVDETEDERLGCVIRSLEAEIDGSGPITAECGLESAGSEDGQDWSRSTSQIDDPFDWVDMDMVSGSHCGDIGNWYLDTCTDEIGMAGFGDVRDYSHLYYGDYPMEQVYSPLWQETYDSPMDG; translated from the coding sequence ATGGCCTCTATGCCATCTGAAAGTTGGGACTCCATCGTCGAGGATGTCCCAGTGATCGACGGTTCCCTCCTCATGGACCTATTGGAAGAGTCACAAGTAGATGAAACTGAGGATGAACGGCTAGGATGCGTGATCAGATCCCTTGAAGCTGAGATCGACGGTAGTGGTCCAATCACAGCCGAGTGTGGATTAGAGAGCGCAGGATCGGAGGACGGTCAAGATTGGTCGAGATCGACGAGCCAAATTGATGATCCATTTGATTGGGTCGACATGGATATGGTCTCTGGGTCCCACTGCGGTGACATTGGCAATTGGTACTTGGACACGTGTACGGATGAGATTGGGATGGCTGGATTTGGTGATGTGAGAGATTACTCTCACTTATACTATGGAGATTACCCTATGGAGCAAGTGTACAGTCCCCTCTGGCAAGAGACGTACGATTCCCCGATGGACGGCTAA